A window from Esox lucius isolate fEsoLuc1 chromosome 16, fEsoLuc1.pri, whole genome shotgun sequence encodes these proteins:
- the LOC105016461 gene encoding zona pellucida-like domain-containing protein 1, with the protein MNDPTCKGTVDVSVTPPVLRFKLSLNNTNSCGSIVRTFSAAGTGVFSDFSNIQTVNISGIVRSSDPTIGTVTYNADLKYFYSCAYPLEYLINNTQISVSAASIAVKDNNGSFISTLSLALYGDVNYTSPLAIPAKGLDLRTPIYTQVQATNLTSQYYVLLDRCYASVSAFPANSTYFNLFVPCNVNPMTTILENGQSQHARFYFPAFRFMEQQNQLISTYYIHCIVRLCEVSTCSAFKQCSRRRRSVDPSIQAGGTDYQTISSPPITTRVENMLASKELLSGSHSSNSTSGLGVALGILAFICIIAVVTAVVFHRRLNR; encoded by the coding sequence ATGAATGACCCAACCTGCAAGGGAACCGTGGATGTGAGTGTGACACCGCCTGTCTTGAGGTTCAAACTGTCCCTCAACAATACCAATTCTTGTGGCAGCATCGTCAGAACATTCAGCGCTGCAGGCACAGGGGTGTTCTCTGACTTCTCCAATATCCAGACTGTCAACATCAGCGGTATTGTCCGATCATCTGACCCCACCATAGGGACAGTAACCTACAACGCTGACCTGAAGTATTTCTATTCCTGCGCCTATCCTTTAGAATACCTGATCAACAACACCCAGATCTCTGTGTCGGCGGCCTCCATTGCAGTCAAAGACAACAATGGTAGTTTCATCAGCACTTTGAGCCTTGCACTCTACGGTGATGTCAACTACACTTCACCCTTGGCAATTCCGGCAAAGGGTCTTGATCTGAGGACCCCAATTTATACGCAAGTCCAGGCTACCAACCTGACCTCCCAGTACTATGTGTTGTTGGACAGATGCTACGCCTCAGTTTCTGCTTTCCCTGCTAACTCCACTTACTTCAACCTGTTTGTGCCTTGCAACGTTAATCCGATGACCACTATACTTGAAAATGGACAGAGTCAACATGCCCGCTTCTACTTCCCGGCCTTTCGCTTCATGGAGCAACAGAATCAGCTGATATCGACCTACTACATCCACTGCATTGTTCGTCTCTGTGAGGTGAGCACGTGCAGTGCATTCAAGCAATGtagcagaagaagaagaagtgTTGATCCTTCTATCCAAGCTGGAGGGACAGATTACCAAaccatctcctcccctcccaTTACCACCAGAGTAGAGAACATGTTAGCATCAAAAGAACTACTCTCTGGCAGCCACAGCTCTAACTCCACCTCAGGTCTTGGGGTGGCTCTAGGCATCCTGGCCTTCATCTGTATCATTGCTGTTGTCACGGCAGTAGTCTTCCACAGGAGGCTCAACCGTTAA